A section of the Quercus lobata isolate SW786 unplaced genomic scaffold, ValleyOak3.0 Primary Assembly Scq3eQI_1844, whole genome shotgun sequence genome encodes:
- the LOC115973205 gene encoding serine/threonine-protein kinase-like protein CCR4, protein MSFFPPARSQSDISENFTMTSTNPSISASPIPYGHTSTNQNSIVSFFSPARSSSVSENHYEIIFPNPSIPTNGPTSLSISLLFPPTMSETETYGSSSESNETQFSYSIMSFFPPARSQSDISDNFTMISTNPSMSASPIHTIEAETFLEYFSLQMLLEATNNFSEDHKIPTSSFGSVYRATLDDGREVAIKRAEIAMFKPCVSKHYSVLKTLSRLSHKNLVPFLGFCGDDNDELVLVYDYMRNGSLHDHLHKLSTPLKSWVARIKVALDVARGIEYLHIYAIPPIIHGDIKLSNILLDATWDAKVTDFGLSLMVPMPAGTVGYMDPECHWLQQLTTKSDVYGFGVLLLQMLSGYNTIHFDINGVPWNVVDFVVPYIVQDKIYRVLDPKVPTPTPVVIDALAYVGYLAVDCVSPDGLNRPSMTEIAKSLQRALDVCLEFFANNSSDTGSWIRNGTTNPNPDFPKQLSFASLFPAYNSDTETDASSESNEIPPKLALYSNFIMSFFLARSQSDSSSSENYEIIPTDPLLSKSPTCII, encoded by the exons ATGTCATTCTTCCCACCAGCCAGGTCTCAATCAGACAtttctgaaaattttacaatgaCTTCGACTAATCCTTCCATATCAGCTAGCCCAATTCCATACGGTCATACTTCGACTAATCAAAATTCCATAGTGTCATTCTTCTCACCGGCCAGGTCTAGTAGTGTTTCCGAAAATCATTATGAAATAATATTTCCAAATCCTTCCATACCAACTAATGGACCAACAAGTCTTTCCATTTCATTACTCTTCCCACCCACCATGTCTGAGACTGAAACATATGGCAGTTCTTCAGAATCCAACGAAACACAATTCTCTTATTCCATAATGTCATTCTTCCCACCAGCCAGGTCTCAATCAGACATCTCTGACAATTTTACAATGATTTCAACTAATCCTTCCATGTCAGCTAGCCCAATACACACAATCGAAGCAGAAACCttcttagaatatttttctttgcaaatgCTACTTGAAGCCACTAACAACTTCTCAGAAGATCACAAAATTCCAACTAGTAGCTTTGGCTCAGTCTACCGTGCAACTTTAGATGACGGCCGAGAAGTGGCTATAAAGCGTGCTGAAATTGCAATGTTTAAACCATGTGTGAGCAAGCACTACAGTGTATTGAAAACTTTGTCCCGCCTTAGTCACAAGAATCTTGTTCCCTTCTTGGGATTTTGTGGGGATGATAATGATGAGCTTGTATTGGTCTATGATTACATGAGAAATGGTAGCCTTCATGACCATCTTCATAAGCTTAGTACTCCCCTAAAGTCATGGGTTGCCCGGATTAAAGTGGCACTAGACGTAGCTAGAGGCATTGAGTACCTGCACATATATGCAATTCCACCAATCATACATGGCGATATCAAGTTGTCTAACATATTATTAGATGCCACATGGGATGCCAAGGTGACTGATTTCGGCCTATCTTTGATGGTCCCCATGCCTGCAGGCACTGTTGGATACATGGACCCTGAGTGCCATTGGCTTCAACAGTTGACAACTAAAAGTGATGTGTATGGCTTTGGAGTATTATTGCTACAAATGTTGTCCGGGTACAACACAATTCATTTTGATATAAATGGTGTGCCATGGAATGTAGTTGATTTTGTAGTTCCATACATTGTCCAAGATAAAATTTACAGGGTTTTGGACCCAAAAGTACCAACACCTACCCCAGTTGTAATAGACGCACTGGCATATGTTGGGTATCTAGCAGTGGATTGTGTAAGTCCGGACGGTCTTAATCGCCCCTCAATGACTGAGATTGCAAAAAGCCTACAAAGAGCCTTGGACGTGTGTTTAG AATTTTTTGCCAACAACAGCTCAGACACTGGTAGCTGGATAAGGAATGgaacaacaaatccaaatccagaCTTCCCTAAGCAGCTTTCATTTGCATCACTCTTCCCAGCCTACAACTCTGACACTGAAACTGATGCTAGTTCAGAATCCAACGAAATACCTCCAAAATTAGCTCTTTATTCCAATTTTATAATGTCGTTCTTTTTAGCCAGGTCTCAATCAGACAGTAGTAGTtctgaaaattatgaaataattccCACTGATCCTCTATTATCAAAAAGCCCTACATGCATAATCTAA